One Tamlana carrageenivorans genomic region harbors:
- a CDS encoding acyl-CoA thioesterase — protein MTAKAPKESRTIMTDLVLPSETNPLNNLFGGELLARMDRAAAISARRHSRRIVVTASVNHVAFNSAVPLGSVVTVEAKVSRAFRTSMEVFIDVWIEDRESGARTKANEAIYTFVAVDETGRPVAVPEVAPESDLEKERFAAALRRKQLSLLLAGKIKPQDATELKALFI, from the coding sequence ATGACAGCTAAAGCACCCAAAGAATCCAGAACTATAATGACCGATTTGGTTTTACCAAGCGAAACCAATCCCTTAAACAACCTCTTTGGAGGCGAGTTATTAGCTAGAATGGATCGTGCTGCTGCTATTTCGGCAAGACGCCATAGTCGTAGAATTGTAGTAACGGCTTCTGTAAACCATGTCGCTTTTAATAGCGCTGTCCCTTTAGGAAGTGTAGTTACTGTAGAAGCCAAAGTTTCACGAGCCTTTAGAACTTCTATGGAGGTTTTTATTGATGTATGGATTGAAGATCGCGAATCGGGTGCACGTACAAAAGCTAATGAAGCCATATACACTTTTGTGGCCGTTGATGAAACCGGGCGACCAGTAGCCGTACCAGAAGTAGCCCCTGAAAGCGATTTGGAAAAAGAACGCTTTGCAGCGGCCTTACGCCGTAAACAACTTAGTTTACTTTTAGCAGGGAAAATAAAGCCTCAGGATGCTACAGAATTAAAGGCTTTATTTATTTAG
- a CDS encoding IS30 family transposase, whose product MVRKKTGRLTLKERIQIETLLTEKKNKSYIAITINRARSTVTREVNKWVQTDRDKYSAELAHWCAKDDYLNKRNIDKISKYPRLRIYVYRGLLSQWTPEQIAGRLKEEFPNDPIMSISHESIYRYIYAKPQASLNKKLIKLLVRKKTRRRPSKKRRRTGSKILNQVSIDLRPEHINLRNEIGHWEGDLMIGKDQKSAIGTIVERKSRYTLIIKLKARNSKEIAKMFSKELNKLDPIFKKSMTYDNGIEMARHETITKKTGMKIYFAHPYSSWERGTNENTNGLIRRYLPKGTDFNKIDLNTFIEIQEKLNNRPRKIIGFKTPNEVMIKELKIVA is encoded by the coding sequence ATGGTACGAAAAAAAACAGGTAGACTTACCCTTAAAGAAAGAATACAGATTGAGACTCTTTTAACTGAAAAAAAGAATAAATCATACATCGCTATAACCATTAACAGAGCTCGATCTACGGTTACAAGAGAAGTTAATAAATGGGTGCAAACAGATAGAGATAAATACTCAGCAGAACTAGCTCATTGGTGCGCCAAAGATGATTACCTAAACAAAAGAAATATTGATAAAATATCTAAGTACCCTAGACTTCGAATTTATGTCTATAGGGGCTTATTATCACAATGGACTCCTGAACAAATTGCTGGAAGACTAAAAGAAGAATTCCCAAATGATCCTATAATGTCTATTTCTCACGAATCAATTTATAGGTACATATATGCAAAGCCTCAAGCTAGTTTAAATAAAAAACTAATTAAACTCCTCGTACGCAAAAAAACAAGACGTAGACCCTCTAAAAAAAGACGCAGAACAGGATCTAAAATATTAAACCAAGTCAGTATAGACCTAAGGCCCGAGCATATTAACCTAAGAAATGAAATCGGACACTGGGAAGGAGATTTAATGATTGGGAAGGATCAAAAATCGGCTATTGGAACTATCGTAGAACGCAAATCTAGATATACATTAATTATCAAACTAAAAGCCAGGAACTCTAAGGAAATTGCTAAAATGTTTTCTAAAGAACTTAACAAACTAGATCCCATATTCAAAAAATCTATGACCTACGATAATGGAATTGAAATGGCAAGACACGAAACAATTACCAAGAAAACAGGTATGAAAATTTACTTTGCACACCCCTATTCTTCTTGGGAAAGAGGTACCAATGAAAACACTAACGGACTCATCAGAAGGTACCTCCCAAAAGGAACAGATTTTAACAAAATTGACTTAAATACATTCATCGAAATTCAAGAAAAATTAAACAATAGACCTCGTAAAATTATTGGATTTAAAACCCCTAATGAAGTTATGATAAAAGAACTAAAAATTGTAGCTTAG
- a CDS encoding murein hydrolase activator EnvC family protein — protein sequence MLRLPATYKTLFLGLVLLCNLVGFAQNNKQKQLESRRQELRREIQKINELRIAHKSKEKSELSLIEDFNYKINVLSNLIKVTNQQANLLSREINKNQKHISELRDELKQLKEDYAAMIVKSYKSKNQQSRIMFLLSSEDFKQAYKRIQYIKQYSNYQKKQGELIKDKTNELQETNTKLLKQQEEKKALIAENRITQKSLEKERKDHQVLMQSIKKNLSLYASQIKEKQREADRIDREIDRLIKEAIAKSNAKAGKTVSSKSFALTAEEKVLASNFIANRGKLPWPVERGVVRLGYGTQRHPIDNSLTIKSNGVRIETSKGAKVRAVFNGEVSEILRMKHVNPIVMIRHGNYLTIYKNLSKVYVKKGDKVVTKQEIGEVATNPSNGETILSFILSKGRDTENPASWIYKM from the coding sequence ATGCTAAGATTACCTGCCACATATAAAACCCTTTTTCTAGGTCTTGTTTTGCTTTGCAATCTTGTTGGTTTTGCTCAAAATAATAAGCAAAAACAATTGGAATCGCGTAGGCAAGAATTACGCCGAGAAATTCAGAAAATTAACGAATTGCGCATCGCGCATAAATCTAAGGAAAAATCGGAGCTGTCGTTAATTGAAGATTTTAATTATAAAATCAATGTGCTTTCTAACCTGATTAAAGTCACCAATCAGCAGGCCAATTTGTTGTCTAGGGAAATTAATAAAAATCAGAAACACATTTCCGAATTACGGGACGAATTAAAGCAGCTTAAAGAAGACTATGCTGCTATGATTGTGAAATCCTATAAAAGTAAAAATCAGCAAAGCCGTATCATGTTTTTATTGTCTTCAGAAGACTTTAAACAGGCCTATAAGCGTATTCAATATATTAAGCAATATTCAAATTACCAGAAGAAGCAAGGCGAGTTGATAAAAGATAAGACCAACGAACTTCAAGAAACGAATACGAAGTTGCTAAAACAGCAAGAAGAAAAAAAGGCCTTAATTGCTGAAAATAGAATCACTCAAAAATCACTAGAAAAGGAGCGAAAAGATCATCAAGTTTTGATGCAGTCGATCAAGAAAAACTTATCGTTATACGCTTCTCAAATAAAAGAAAAGCAGCGTGAAGCCGATAGAATTGACCGAGAAATAGACCGTTTAATTAAGGAAGCTATTGCAAAATCGAATGCCAAGGCGGGTAAAACTGTGAGTTCAAAAAGTTTTGCTTTAACAGCCGAAGAAAAGGTGTTAGCTTCTAATTTTATAGCCAACCGCGGGAAATTGCCTTGGCCTGTAGAACGCGGTGTGGTACGTTTGGGTTATGGTACACAACGTCACCCTATCGATAATTCATTAACTATAAAAAGTAATGGTGTGCGTATTGAGACTTCTAAAGGGGCTAAAGTTCGGGCTGTTTTTAATGGTGAAGTGAGCGAAATTTTAAGGATGAAACACGTAAACCCAATCGTGATGATTCGTCATGGTAATTACCTAACTATCTATAAAAACTTGTCGAAGGTTTATGTTAAAAAAGGTGATAAGGTCGTTACCAAACAAGAAATAGGTGAGGTGGCTACCAACCCAAGCAATGGTGAAACCATTTTAAGTTTTATACTTTCCAAAGGTCGTGATACTGAAAACCCAGCGAGCTGGATTTATAAAATGTAA
- a CDS encoding DUF4292 domain-containing protein, translating into MRKSVYISLSVILLLLFNCKSVKSIKPGEENFKLSTKQLIKVNNDQEARFKTLQSKLRIGFTHQGKSQTYTVTLRAKKDEVIWINAPFSVIRAKVTPDKLSFYNKLDNTYFDGDYQYISKLLGTDFDFQKVQNLLFGETIFDLTTNEYTASVADGAYVVQPKQQQALFEIFFLLSPKTFKVTSQQISQPSEFRHLQVDYEAYQLVENQNLPQRIKVMAVEANEETLIDLEFRNVTLNEDFRFPFKIPSGFKKIEL; encoded by the coding sequence ATGCGTAAATCTGTATATATTAGTTTAAGTGTCATACTTTTACTTCTATTTAATTGTAAGTCGGTAAAATCTATAAAACCGGGAGAAGAAAACTTTAAACTATCCACCAAGCAATTAATAAAAGTAAATAACGATCAGGAGGCTCGGTTTAAAACCTTGCAGTCCAAACTTCGAATTGGCTTTACCCACCAAGGAAAATCACAAACCTATACGGTGACTTTACGCGCTAAAAAGGATGAAGTGATATGGATTAATGCGCCTTTTTCGGTGATTAGAGCTAAGGTTACTCCCGATAAACTCAGTTTTTATAATAAATTGGATAACACGTATTTTGATGGCGATTATCAATATATCAGTAAGTTGTTGGGGACCGATTTTGATTTTCAGAAGGTTCAAAACTTGTTGTTTGGAGAAACGATTTTCGATTTAACTACCAATGAATATACGGCTTCGGTTGCCGATGGAGCTTACGTGGTTCAACCTAAACAGCAACAAGCTTTGTTTGAGATTTTCTTTTTATTAAGTCCGAAAACCTTCAAAGTGACCTCACAACAAATTTCGCAACCCTCAGAATTTCGTCATTTGCAGGTCGATTACGAAGCGTATCAGTTGGTAGAAAATCAAAATCTTCCGCAGCGCATTAAAGTGATGGCTGTCGAGGCTAATGAAGAAACCCTTATCGACCTAGAATTTAGAAATGTGACTTTAAATGAAGATTTTAGATTTCCGTTTAAAATACCTTCAGGATTCAAAAAAATTGAGCTATAA